From a region of the Babylonia areolata isolate BAREFJ2019XMU chromosome 25, ASM4173473v1, whole genome shotgun sequence genome:
- the LOC143299808 gene encoding late histone H1-like, translated as MSDAAAAPAPAKKAAAKPRKPAKPSEHPKYNVMIAAAITALKERGGSSRQAILKYLMANYKVGSEVTKINARLKTSLKAGVKAGTLKQAKGTGASGSFRLGEKKVAAAKPKKAKKPKAAAKKPAKKPAAKKAAKSPKKAAAKKPKSPAKKAAKPKPKKAAKSPAAKKAAKPKKTTKSPKKPAAKKAAKK; from the coding sequence ATGTCCGACGCTGCTGCCGCTCCTGCTCCTGCCAAGAAGGCAGCCGCCAAGCCCAGGAAGCCTGCCAAGCCATCAGAGCATCCCAAGTACAACGTCATGATCGCCGCTGCCATCACCGCCCTGAAGGAGCGCGGTGGTTCCTCCCGCCAGGCCATCCTCAAGTACCTCATGGCCAACTACAAGGTGGGCAGCGAGGTGACCAAGATCAACGCCCGTCTGAAAACGTCCCTGAAGGCTGGAGTCAAGGCCGGCACCCTCAAGCAGGCCAAGGGCACCGGAGCTTCTGGTTCTTTCCGTCTGGGAGAGAAAAAAGTCGCTGCTGCCAAGCCAAAGAAGGCCAAGAAGCCCAAGGCTGCTGCCAAAAAGCCGGCCAAGAAGCCTGCAGCCAAGAAAGCAGCAAAGTCTCCCAAGAAGGCCGCTGCCAAGAAGCCCAAATCTCCGGCCAAGAAGGCGGCCAAGCCCAAACCCAAGAAGGCGGCCAAATCTCCTGCAGCCAAGAAGGCGGCCAAGCCCAAGAAGACCACCAAGTCCCCCAAGAAGCCTGCTGCCAAGAAGGCCGCCAAGAAGTAA